TTTGCAATAGGTGTTTGGCGCAAATCTTCCTCAATCAGCTGCGTACCCACTGCCGCCAACTGGTTGGCAAACTGATCCAATTCTTTTGCCAACTCCGTTGCCGATACAGTCGAACCATATTTCAAAGCATGGCTGATGGCTGATGGCATTTCATCGGCTTCATTGGTCAGATACACCTGATTAATCGGCAGCTTCCATCCAAGCTTTTTCATCAACTCAGTCAATTGCGCGGCATTTTCATGAATTGAGGATTTTGCCTGAAGCGAAACAATGCCTTCCGCAGGACGTTTACCCACGCCCCTCAGATATTGCCAACCGCCTGCAGGCTCCATAGCCTGTGCATCAATCCAAATAGCCGATGCAGTTTCTACCCACAACTGACGGCGGATATCCGGCAAAGCAGCTTCCAGTAAGGCAGTATCTTGAGTGACCACAAAAATCCAAGGCTTACGGTGTTTTTTATATTGCTTGGTCAGCAAGTGGATATGTCTCAACTGCTCCCAGCGTTCCGTCACACCGATCAAATGGGTAGATTCCGCACTGTCACCGCTTAAATCTTCGGGATTCAGATGCTTCAAATTGGAATGTCTGTCGGACACGCCTGACCAAAGCATTCGTGTCAACAAAGGGATGAAGAATATTAATGAGGTCACTACCGTAATACACGCCCACACAACCGCTTTGGCTGCAGATGTATCGATTCCGAATTTATGACCTAAAAAGTAGAGTAAGACTGCACTGACGATGCTTAGAATAATAACCACTATGCCAGTAAAAATTGGCTTCATAATAACTTCCGAAAAATAAACTTAAAATCTAAAAACTTAATCTGTATTCTGAATATCAGAACTTTTGAATTATTAAGATGAAAGGCTTTTTGCCAAACCTGCCCCGAATCAGGCATGCGCCCCTAAAAATCTGCGACACTAAAAAGATTATGCAATTTTGTATCTTATTTCCGACAATCCGGCACTTTAGCTCCTTGCAGATTCCATTCCCCTTAGTCGCTTCCGACAGTCGGCATACTGCTGATCAAAGCGCAGCCGCATGCAGTTTTACAACCGTCCACAGCGACATCGCGCCCTTTAAACGACATATATTGACTGCCTTCGATAATCGGATTGGTGCCATGCCCGGGTATGGGGCAAGAAACCAAATCGCCTACCAGAGCGGCAGGCTTTCCTTCAATGACCATATCCGAAGACGCTTGAACCACAACGCCTCCATGAGTAGTCGCATCTCCCAGCCTGATAATACCTTTCATAGTTTTTACCTTTTTAAAAAATTTACTTATCATATCAAAAAATAAATAAATTAGTAACTACCGTTAAATATCAAATTCATACCGCTTATCAACCGGGTTATAACGCGGGCAAAATTACGATGGTTTGAATGCCAATCGATTTTTTAAAATAATGAATAAAGCCATTGCCATTCAAATATTTATGACAACTTAAGTTCATACCGAATCAAAATAGGATAAAGCCCGACCGGTTTTAAAATTAATCCGCTCTAGAAAAAATAAACAAAACAATTTTCAGACGACCTCTTGAGGCAACCTGACTTGCTCATTTCAAAAATGAATTAACCGTCCACCATGGGACGGTTTTAAGTTTGAGGATAGGAGATTTAAGGAGAAAAGTGTTTCAAGGGCGGACTTCTTCAAGCTATAGTGGATTAAATTTAAATCAGGACAAGGCGACGAAGCCGCAGACAGTACAGATAGTACGGAACCGATTCACTTGGTGCTTCAGCACCTTAGAGAATCGTTCTCTTTGAGCCAAGGCGAGGCAACGCCGTACTGGTTTAAAGTTAATCCACTATATTTTTACGCTTAAAGAGTTCGTTTGATGAGAAACCTGCAGTCGTTACCGAGCGACTGGCACACTCTAGGGCGCAACGACGGGCGGCGGATAGCCGTGTGCGTCAATTTCAGACGAGGCGAGCCACGGGGTATGGACGAGATTAACGGGTAAGTGCGCCAACTCGGGGATGTGGCGGCGGACGAATGTGCCGTCGGGATCAAGCCGGCGGGCGGTTTGGATAATATCGATGGAGCGCCGGTGAGCATTGCGGGCGGCGGTTTGCCAGTTGCCCTCGTTCAACGCGGGGTCAAAATCGGTTTGCTGTGTGGCGAACCAAACGATGCCGTGTTCGGACGGCTGATGCAGGACGCCACACAAAAATTCTGCCGTCAGGGAACGCAGAGCGGGATGCAGCCAGCCGCTCGATTTCAGGCTGCGCATGGCGGCATCGATAAGCGGGAAACCTGTTTCCCCCTGCCGCCAGCGTTCCGTCAGGTCGTCTGAAAACGGCGCAGATTCGGCAGCAGATTCAGGCTCGATGCGGGCGCGGTGGTAAGCAAGCTGCTGATAGAAATCGCGCTGAATCAAGTTGTCCAACCAAGCATCTGCGCCCTGCCCTGAGGCTTCAGTCGCCAACACGCGCGGCGAAATGCAGCCCGCGCTCAAATACGCGCTCAAGCGGCTGGTGCCTTTTCTGGCGGGAAAATCCTTCATAATCGGATAAAACCCAATATTTTCTTCAAAATGCTGCCATTGTTTGCCTGCTTCATCTTCGCCGCCGCGCTGCGCAGAAACCATATCCTGCTGCCCGTTCCACGCAGGAAATGACGGCATTTCAACAGAGGTCGTCTGAAAAATTTCAGCGCGTCCGCCTCCCACATCCTGCCCGCCGAACCGCTGCCGAAACAAAACCAGCCACGCTTCTTTATAATGCGGAAAGTCGGTATAAGGCGCGCCGTGGCTGCCCATGATGTCTGCCTTGGCGAATATGGCACGGTCGTTAACGCGCTCGAACGCAACGCCTTGTTCATCCAAAATCCGCCAAATGCGGTTATCTTGCCCGATTTCAGACGACGTATAGGCTTCGTCTGCAATTACGGTCTGAACATTCAACCGCGTCGCCAAAGCAGGCAATTCTTCCACACGGTTCACCGCATACAAAGCCACGCCGCGCGCCGCCAGCGAGCCATGCAAAGCCGCCGCCGCCTGATAATGAAACCAATCCTGACGCGGATTGGGGATTTCAGACGACCCCTGCGCCACCCACACGCCTGCCACAGGCAATCCCCGCTTCACGGCGGCGGACAACGCGGCGTTGTCGCGTATGCGCAGGTTGCGGCGGAACCAGACCAATGTATGTGCTTGCATGGCGATGTCGTCTGAAAGGGATAAGGCGTTTGATTTTAGCAGAAATTTTACAGCCCGAAGAAGGAGGAGGAATACGGGAAGGTCGTCTGAAAATCTAGGGCGTGCCATTCGCAAAAGCTGTTTGCTGTTTCAAACTGTGCGATACTCCCTATTCCGAACCTGCCTTAAACCCTGCTCTCCTACTCTGCTCAAATAATCGGCAAACCGCAGGCTCATTGTTCTGCCCCATCCTATCACTCAAAAAATGCTAAACATCGCACACGATTTCAGACGACCCCTCGCCGCCCCGTCTTCCGACATTGCCGTTCGTCATACCGTATCCCACCTCTTCCCTATTTCCGTTATATTCCGTCACTTTGCAAATCTGAAGGTCGTCTGAAAATATGTTGGGCAAACTGGATACTTGGCTGATAGAACACCCGAAACGGGATGATTTGCACGGCTGGCGGCGTTTTGCGGTCGAATTCTGGTTTTTCGGACTGAAAGAAGCGCGCGCCTGTTTGTTTGCAGGTCTGTTTTTCATTGCCATGTTCCTGATTCCGAAAACAGGCTGGCTGGGGATTTCACGCTATGACCTGCTGCTGATTTTTGCAGTCTCCGTGCAGGCTGCGATGCTGTATTTCAAGCTGGAAACGTGGGACGAAGTGAAATCGATTACGCTTTTTCACTTGGTGGGCTTTGCTTTGGAGTGGTTCAAAACATCGGGCGACATCCAGTCTTGGAGCTATCCAGACGAGGCATACACCAAAATCGGCGGCGTGCCGCTGTTTGCAGGCTTTATGTATGCGGCGGTCGGCAGCTACATCATTCAGGCTTGGCGGCTCTTTAATATCAGAATCAAAAGCCATCCGCCGTATTGGTTGAGCACATTGTGCGCGCTGGCAATTTACGTCAATTTTTTCACTCATCACTATCTCGGCGACTATCGCTGGTATCTTGCCGCATTTGCACTCGGGCTGTATGCGCGGACAACGGTTTTATACACGCCCTATGACACTACCCGAAAAATGCCGCTTCTGCTGTCTTTCGTCCTCATCGGTTTTTTCATTTGGCTGGCGGAAAACTTAGGGACTTTGTTCGGCGTTTGGCGTTATCCCAACCAAATCGGCGCATGGGCATCGGTACACATCAGCAAATGGAGTTCGTGGGCTTTGCTGGTGATGATGACGTTTACCATCGTGGCGAATTTAAAACACGTCAAACACACCATCAGCGTTTCTAAAGACTAAGGGATACCGTCAGACGAATACCGATTTCCACACGGTCAATCGTCAGAGCGTGCCGTATTACCCCCCTTCCCCTTTTCAGACGACCCTCATCCCATTAAACTAAACCTCCATATTTAAAGTCCACCCAACGGAGAAATCATGAATCAAAAAATCAAAGCCGGCATCGTCGGCGCAACAGGCTACACCGGCGTAGAACTACTCCGCCTGCTCAGCACGCACCCCAATGTCGAAGTAACCGCCATTACCAGCAGAAGCGAAGCGGGCATTGCCATTGCCGATTACTTTCCCAGTTTGCGCGGCATTTATGACTTAACCTTCCAAACGCCGGACCAAGCCCGACTGGATCAATGTGACGTCGTGTTTTTTGCCACGCCCAACGGCGTCGCCATGAAGGAAGCACCCGCGCTTCTGAACCAAAACGTCCGTATCGTCGACCTATCCGCCGACTTCCGCATCCAAGACATCCCGACATGGGAACAATGGTACGGTATGCGCCACGCCAGCCCCGATATTATCCCGCAAGCCGTATACGGATTAAGTGAAATGAACCGCGACACCATTGCCAACGCACGCATCGTCGCCAACCCCGGCTGCTATCCCACCTGCGTTTCACTGCCCTTATTGCCTTTGTTGCAACAAGGTCGTCTGAAAGCACACATGCCATTGATTGCCGACTGCAAATCCGGCGTCTCCGGCGCAGGGCGCAAGGGCAACATCGGTTCACTCCTCTGCGAAGCGGGCGACAATTTCAAAGCATACGGTATCGGCGGACACCGCCACCTTCCCGAAATCAAACAAACCATCCAAACATTGCAGGCAGACATCGCCGATGGTTTTGTCTTCACTCCGCACCTCACGCCCATGATACGCGGTATGCACGCAACCCTTTACCTGCATCTTGAGGACGGTTGCCATCCTGAAGAGATACTTCGCGAATACTATCGGGACAGCCCCTTTGTCGACATTCTTCCTGCCGGTTCCACACCCGAAACACGCAGCGTCCGCGGAGCCAATTTGTGCCGCATCAGCATCCAGCAAGCGCCGCAATCGAATCTTTGGATTGCCTTGTCCGTCATCGATAATTTAGTGAAAGGCGCAGCAGGACAAGCCATTCAAAACATGAACATCATGTTCGGTTTTGACGAACAGCTCGGTCTGCAAAACGCCCCGCTACTTCCCTGATGTATACGGTCATTCCGAACAAGAGGGATTTTCATCCATCTAAAGGGGTCGTCTGAGAACCACTCACACCGTTTTCAGACGACCCCTCATCAACAACCACAATAGCAAATGCCTTCCAAATCACAAATCTAAAGAATTTCTAGTCGGTGAACTTCAACCACACGGCGCATGCCTACCCTGCCCGTCCATTATATAGTGGATTAACTTTAAACCAGGACAAGGCGACGAAGCCGCAGACAGTACAGATAGTACGGAACCGATTCACTTGGTGCTTCAGCACCTTAGAGAATCGTTCTCTTTGAGCTAAGGCGAGGCAACGCCGTACTGGTTTAAAGTTAATCCACTATACAAACTCAAAAATTCCCCGCCTCCAGATTTAGAGCTTCATAACAGCAGCCTCACAGCCACTCACTCATACACAATACCGGCAACCAATTCTTCTTCATTCAAATTGCCGTACTGCTGCTCCCAATCATGCGAAGCCTCAACCGTATCACACTCGCGCGCAAATACTTGCTGCTGCCCGTTCATATTTTCCAAAACCAAATTATTCAACTGCTCGCACTCTTGTGCCGAAACGCTGATATCAGATTGATGCGCTTGCGAATAGCTGAAAGGAAACGCCAAAAAACCCAATACAAAAGCAGTCAGAACCAACCAAGCATTTTTACGATAACGAGTCATTTTCACAGCCTCCAACAAAATCTAAAACACATTCAAATAAAACATAATTCAGTCTAAAAAATCAGATTAATCAGAATAAAGCATCAAAACTGAGATACAAATTAAAAATAAAAGTATTTTTGAACCGAAATTATTCGATTAATCTAACAATAAGCACATAATACTCAGAAAAAACAAAAACAGCAATACTTTTTCTTAGCGTAACTAATATTTTTCTTACAATTTGACAAAAACTAAGGTAAAATACACATTAATCATTCAAAGTGTATTAAAAATCACACTTAAACCAAAGGAACAACATGGATACCTTTAAAGACAGACTGGCTTTTCTATGGAAAGATGAAGCACGACAAGCCAAAATCGCGGCCGATATCGATATGACCATCGCCGGCTTCAGCCGCATCTGGAATGAGGGCGGATTACCCAAATCCGAAACCCTGAAAAAAATCAAACAGCTCAAAGGATGCAGCATAGACTGGCTTCTGACGGGAGAAGGAGAGCCGTTTCCCAATACCGAGCCGCCTAAAGCCACCGCTTACGACACTTTGGGCAATCCGGTCGATATTGACGAATTTATCTTCGTTCCGCGCTACGACATCCATGCCGCCGCAGGACACGGACAGCTTGTCGGCGATGAAAAACCCATGTTTACCATGGCATTCCGCCGTTACTGGATTGAAAACTACGTTACCCGCGACACCAAAAACCTGTCGGTCATTTCCGTCAAAGGCGACTCTATGGAAGGCGTCCTGAACGACGGGGATACCATCCTCATCAACCGCAGCGAAACCACCCCGCGCGATGGGTTATATGTTCTGCGTATCAATGAAAATCTTTTGGTGAAACGGCTGCAAGTCATACCCGGCGGCATCGTCAACGTCATCTCCGCCAACGAAGCCTATCCGGCCTTTGAAATCGATTTAAACAAAATGACCGAAGATGTTGCCATCATCGGCCGCGTGGAATGGTTTGGACGGATTATCTGATCTGCGTTGTGTTCAGACGACCTGAATTCATGTTTTCCTATTTTTTAACAGGACGGACGGTGTAAAGGCTGTCCGCCTGCCTATTGAAATTTTTCGAGATTGCAGCCATGTAAGCGGTTAACAGATATTGCCGCCCGACCCGCAACACCCTCTTCTTGCTTCAAGAATCCGTTTGCGCGACAATACTGGCAATATTCATATAAAAGGAATCACATCATGTCAGACGAAAGCCCTATCATTTTTACAGAAAGCTGCTGCACCAAAGTAGCTGATTTAATTGCCGAAGAAAACAATCCCGACTTGAAACTG
The DNA window shown above is from Neisseria sicca and carries:
- a CDS encoding S24 family peptidase produces the protein MDTFKDRLAFLWKDEARQAKIAADIDMTIAGFSRIWNEGGLPKSETLKKIKQLKGCSIDWLLTGEGEPFPNTEPPKATAYDTLGNPVDIDEFIFVPRYDIHAAAGHGQLVGDEKPMFTMAFRRYWIENYVTRDTKNLSVISVKGDSMEGVLNDGDTILINRSETTPRDGLYVLRINENLLVKRLQVIPGGIVNVISANEAYPAFEIDLNKMTEDVAIIGRVEWFGRII
- a CDS encoding FAD-binding domain-containing protein; translated protein: MQAHTLVWFRRNLRIRDNAALSAAVKRGLPVAGVWVAQGSSEIPNPRQDWFHYQAAAALHGSLAARGVALYAVNRVEELPALATRLNVQTVIADEAYTSSEIGQDNRIWRILDEQGVAFERVNDRAIFAKADIMGSHGAPYTDFPHYKEAWLVLFRQRFGGQDVGGGRAEIFQTTSVEMPSFPAWNGQQDMVSAQRGGEDEAGKQWQHFEENIGFYPIMKDFPARKGTSRLSAYLSAGCISPRVLATEASGQGADAWLDNLIQRDFYQQLAYHRARIEPESAAESAPFSDDLTERWRQGETGFPLIDAAMRSLKSSGWLHPALRSLTAEFLCGVLHQPSEHGIVWFATQQTDFDPALNEGNWQTAARNAHRRSIDIIQTARRLDPDGTFVRRHIPELAHLPVNLVHTPWLASSEIDAHGYPPPVVAP
- a CDS encoding PAAR domain-containing protein; amino-acid sequence: MKGIIRLGDATTHGGVVVQASSDMVIEGKPAALVGDLVSCPIPGHGTNPIIEGSQYMSFKGRDVAVDGCKTACGCALISSMPTVGSD
- the argC gene encoding N-acetyl-gamma-glutamyl-phosphate reductase — protein: MNQKIKAGIVGATGYTGVELLRLLSTHPNVEVTAITSRSEAGIAIADYFPSLRGIYDLTFQTPDQARLDQCDVVFFATPNGVAMKEAPALLNQNVRIVDLSADFRIQDIPTWEQWYGMRHASPDIIPQAVYGLSEMNRDTIANARIVANPGCYPTCVSLPLLPLLQQGRLKAHMPLIADCKSGVSGAGRKGNIGSLLCEAGDNFKAYGIGGHRHLPEIKQTIQTLQADIADGFVFTPHLTPMIRGMHATLYLHLEDGCHPEEILREYYRDSPFVDILPAGSTPETRSVRGANLCRISIQQAPQSNLWIALSVIDNLVKGAAGQAIQNMNIMFGFDEQLGLQNAPLLP
- a CDS encoding DUF817 domain-containing protein — its product is MLGKLDTWLIEHPKRDDLHGWRRFAVEFWFFGLKEARACLFAGLFFIAMFLIPKTGWLGISRYDLLLIFAVSVQAAMLYFKLETWDEVKSITLFHLVGFALEWFKTSGDIQSWSYPDEAYTKIGGVPLFAGFMYAAVGSYIIQAWRLFNIRIKSHPPYWLSTLCALAIYVNFFTHHYLGDYRWYLAAFALGLYARTTVLYTPYDTTRKMPLLLSFVLIGFFIWLAENLGTLFGVWRYPNQIGAWASVHISKWSSWALLVMMTFTIVANLKHVKHTISVSKD